From a region of the Odontesthes bonariensis isolate fOdoBon6 chromosome 2, fOdoBon6.hap1, whole genome shotgun sequence genome:
- the epcam gene encoding epithelial cell adhesion molecule, with protein sequence MNILVFAALAAFAVGTAQSCGTCQTMKWATCDGTPCNCFVLVGEGEKQALNCSTLIPKCFLMKAEMYRARKGLSTRSGGKPEESAFVDNDGIYDPDCENDGTFRAKQCNNTEECWCVNSAGVRRTDKGDKNMECAKLVETYWVRLQLTHKPVDAKVDAEKLKVAIGNAIKTRYNFERELVKEIQYDSDARMIIVDVKKEMGERKTNLAQMAYYMEKDVKVLPLFNDQKKFEPIVESQKLEMENILVYYVDEEPPTFTMKNLSGGIIAVIVVVVLVVVIGLLLLFFWKKRQQKYSKAQQREMDNM encoded by the exons ATGAACATTTTGGTTTTTGCAGCTCTTGCTGCCTTCGCGGTGGGAACCGCTCAAAGCTGTG GTACGTGTCAAACAATGAAATGGGCCACCTGTGACGGTACACCCTGTAACTGTTTTGTCCTGGTGGGTGAGGGTGAAAAGCAAGCCCTCAACTGCTCCACAT TAATCCCCAAGTGCTTCCTGATGAAGGCTGAGATGTACAGAGCCAGGAAGGGCCTGAGCACCCGCTCCGGAGGGAAACCAGAGGAGTCGGCCTTCGTGGACAACGACGGCATCTACGACCCGGACTGTGAGAACGACGGCACGTTCCGGGCCAAGCAGTGCAACAATACCGAGGAATGTTGGTGCGTCAACAGCGCCGGCGTGCGTCGAACTGACAAGGGAGACAAGAACATGGAGTGTGCCAAGCTGGTGGAGACCTA CTGGGTGCGTCTTCAGCTGACACACAAACCAGTAGATGCTaaagttgatgctgaaaaaTTGAAGGT AGCCATTGGTAATGCCATCAAAACTCGTTACAACTTCGAACGGGAACTGGTGAAAGAGATTCAg tacgACTCGGATGCTCGCATGATTATCGTGGATGTGAAAAAGGAAATGGGAGAACGCAAGACTAACCTGGCCCAGATGGCCTACTACATGGAGAAAGAT GTGAAGGTGCTCCCCCTGTTCAATGACCAGAAAAAATTCGAGCCCATCGTGGAGAGCCAGAAGCTGGAGATGGAGAACATCCTGGTGTACTATGTGGACGAGGAGCCTCCCACTTTCACCATGAAGAACCTTTCGGGCGGGATCATCGCCGTCATCGTGGTGGTGGTGCTGGTCGTGGTGATCGGCCTGCTGCTCCTG TTCTTTTGGAAAAAGCGTCAGCAGAAATACAGCAAGGCTCAG CAAAGGGAGATGGACAACATGTAA